The DNA sequence AATGGTGCGGTAATGTGTGGGGTGTTTCAACCAAGTGCTACTCGGCTGCTCTGGGCAAGCTTGGTCGGCTTCTAGTTTCAGACTTCTAGATCGTCATGACTTCCAACCTTCTCTTAGTCTAACCGCTCTTCTTTCCTATCTTCCAGCCCCATGACCGAAGCACCTTGACGACCTTGGGCGTGACGGCTGCCGTCAGCGGCACCCGGAAGACGATAAAACTCTTGTGGATGGCGTAGGCCAGCGCCAGCTGAGTCGCTAGGCCTACCGGAGGAAATCGAGTCGTTAGCCTTTGGAACGAAGTCTCTTCCAAGCGCTCTTCATCTCCACTCAACAAAGAGCCGTAACCTTCACTCCCCCAAGCGCCCAGGAACAGGAAGAACAAGGGAGGGGGGAATACTCACTAGCATCGGCGGCGCGATTCCGCTCCTGGGCCTTCTCGACGCTCCAGGTagccatctccatcttgtcgCTAATATCGTCATCGCCAAGCGCCTgcacctcggccttcttgaacgACTGCCAGTACTCGTGCCATGTCTCCCGAACTGAGTCGGGaatcatggccttgaccgACGACACGACGTAATGCTCGACCTTGCCTAAATCAGTCGGCGCACGTTAGCCATCTGGTTCAACAACACAGCACGCACGCACGCCCACACACGCCTCAACGGGTAAAACGTGAGTCTGCGGCGGCAAGTTTTCTCTCACCGATCGTCTCTGCCCCCACGATCCTAACGAAAAGGAAGCAAAAGGGGAAATCCAAAACGCTCAGCCCCAGGTAGACGCCAACCGTTGCCCAGCCGTAGtccttggtgagcttcttgagccgGGCGGTCAGCGTCAtgggcttctcggcatcGCTGGCGACTGGGCCCTTGGCTCCCTTGCGGCGCGCCGTGAACCGGAACCCGCGCCTCAGAAGGCCCTGCATCATGCCTGGCGTTGTCGTTGAGCCAGTTCCGAACCGGGTGCTTCGCAGCCGCGCCAGCATGCTCTCCCACGAAGCCGTCTTTAACCGCCAGAGCTGACGGGAGGCCTTGTCTCCCGACTGCGAGGTGAAGAACCTCCTCCAGGCGCCCTTCCAGGCTGCCTGGTCAAAGGTTCGAAGCGGCGCGCGCACGCCGCGGAGAGGTTGTCGCAACATGATTCTAAAAGAGACTTGGTTTTCGCAGAGCGCTGCAGTCCAGCTAAAGGCACAGACCGGTATCCTTCTCAGCCGTTCCTGTTGAAGTGGGCGTATTCGAGAAATTCGTGATGCGACCTCGGAGACTGGACGGACGAGAGGGGCGAATAAGTCAAAGTTGCCGGGACTTTCGGATCTAAAGTGTCGCTTTCTGGGAGTCGTGGAGAGGCAGAAGGGCAGCCAGTGTCATTACTATAGCATCGTGACTCTTGGAATCGTAGTCGTAAAGGGCAATTCGTTCCCCTGTCGTTCGTGGGCTCGTTCTCGTTCAGAAGGGGAAATTTTTGGGCAACCGTCGAGCGGCGAACGCTCACCATGATGTAAAATCGCGCCACACTGGCTTCTGCATCTCCGACCGATGTTCCGTTACGAGCCGATGCTGAGCCACATCAGACTGTGGCGCCCTCCATCACGTGCGGCTCTCATCAACTACAGTTGGCCCTGATGGATGCCAAGGTCACCAAGCACAAGTTCGCAGCAAGTGATACCTGCTGTGCCACGTCTTCAAGACATTGTCTCAGATTCTCTCGACTTGCGTTATTGTTTGAGAtgcgacggcgatggcgctCGAGGCTGATTAAAGTCTCGGGTCGTGTCCCTTTACCAATATGTAGGTAGGCACTAGGTCACACCGAACCAAGAGGTGTCTTGTCTCAAGCTGGAACTCTCCAATTGTGCAGTTCGTGTAACAGTCCATTCAGAGCTGCACTTCCAAGGTTTCTACTCGCTGCAGTCAATGCATGCAGGTGACGTTCATGGGGAGCAGGGGTGATTCGTTTGTTGGGAACTTGAACCCCTCTATGAGTTCGATACATATGCTGCAGCAATTGGGTAGGATTGCTATGGGCCGCAAATGCGAAGCGACCATCATCTTAGTACATGCGTATGTGCAGATGTTCAAACGATATACGAAAGTTTGCTCGCTCGCCAGGTTGTAGAAACACGCCAAGCTCTCAGCTCCCAAGTCGTCATGTCGGAGGCCTATCAAAACAATATCGTTCCCTGTTTGAGTCAATGGCTGGAACGTGGTCGCAATTTGCAACGTTGATACCTCGCCCGGCATATACCAGAGGAGACAGGGCCACAGGGGAGAGACGACAAGGGAAAAGTCGACCTGGAACATGAACTGCGGTGCAACGATCAATGTGATGCTGAGTTCGGTATGGTGACGGAACAGAGCGAGGAGGCGCTTCTCTTCCGGtagagggaagaggagatcTGAGGTAGGACAGCAGAATTGTGTGTTTGTGCTGCAGAGGTGTTGTTGCCTTGCAAGGGAGATACAGATACTGGCATGGAAAACAAAGGGCACCAGGATCTTCTTTCTTTAGGTGCCTTGCAGTTGCATTTCATATTGGCCCAGTGACACTCCAGAGCTCTTTCCCGGCACTGGCAGTCCTTTGTAGAAAATGCCAGCCGATATCGCACCGGCCGCCTGAAGATTACAGCGTGCCTACCTTCCGTTTTTCCCTTGATGGCTAAAAAAAAGTTGAGAGGTGAGCCTGTAACCTTCCACGAATGATAAAACCTACGGCACGTGTGAGttccttccttctcttctccccctcATCTGTCATCACCGTCTCTGCTCTCCTCACATTCCTCCTCACTTTGACCTGAGCCTTAGACCTCTGGGAGTCTGCTCTCAACTGGGATATGGAGTTCACCTGGTGAACATCAGCAAAGATTCCATTTCCTCAGTCATCGACGGCTTTCGTGGTTATCCCTCTCCGGGGCGACATCTCCCGCTTCTGATTCGTTTTGGCACAGCTCGCTGATCAACCGCAGTTGATCCAGGCACTCTGTGAACAACTGTCGGCCCAACACATATTCACTCCTTTATTTTTTGTTTGTTAGTCACCTACTACGCAACGCCCAATATGCCATCTGCCACAGTCACCTACGGGAAGAAGGGCCTGTTAAGGTCTCTGGGGTCACGTCGTCGCCAAAGGTACCTGGGGGAGTCGGTGTCACGAAGAAAATCAAGTAATGTCCTCGCAATCTGCCTGGCGGAACAAAAACTGACTCATAAAGACTCACCCATAtcttcagctgctgctgctagcAACACACCTCGACGAACATCACGGAAGAGAGCCATCGGAGAACCGCAAAGTATTGAAGAGATGGCAAGCCGACTACTAGATGATTCGACTCTCCCCCTACAAGCCCGCGGCGAAGATTCATCTCCAAACAAACGTCGGGCTACTACCCCAAGCGTCACATTCCCCGCTGGAAGCGAACCTGCTATATCGCCACTTGAACTACCCTCCCCGCTTGAGCAGCCTCCACCCCCTGCCGAGCCGCATACTAGACAGTTGCGAGTTGGCAAACATTCGCCAAAGAGACTCAGAGAAACTCCAAGACGGGCTGCCACGGCTCGAACACCCAGAGATGCACTCCAGAAGCGAAAGGAAAGGAGCTTGCAGCGATCCCTCGGTCCTACCAGGACGCTATCCCTTGACCCCTTCAAGTTCCACCCAACAGACAACCTGAAGGCCCCAGCATCTGTGCCGCTATCTACTGTTGACGGTAACGTCCGACGCCGTCTCACAAAGGATCAGAAAAACGCAGTCGTTCCTGAGGAGCCTACGGAGCCTAACAGCCCGGATGATATCAACCAGAAACTCCACGCTATGCTAGCCGCCACTGATGCCTTGAAGCCCTCGCCACCTCGACGGGCCAACAGTTCTGCCTCCAAGCTCACTCGAATGGTCCCAGCAAAAGTCTTTGCTAAGGTTTCGAATGCGTGGGACCGCCTACATGCGAAATCTTCACCCCAAGAAACAGGGACCCCGGGGAAAGTGTCACATAGCGGACAAGACTACGACAAGTCGGACAGGCTGGAGAGTGGACTTACATCATCACCCAGCAACATGTCTCCAATTAGCACGATCGAGATCCGCTTGAATGAAGGGGACAATCTCAACAAGAGAAAAGTCCAGCGGATTGTCGGTGGTCAGGTCTCTCGAAAGCCTGTTGCAGATGACGGCAAATCACTAAGGAGCGGAAAGTCCTTGGACGACCCATTTTCTGAGGGTGGTAGCTGGCGGACTCCGACAAGCTTTGAAAGTCGGCTGAAGAAGGGTCCGGACAACGATCAGAGTGTCATTCCTCCTCTGCCGCATAACCCCTTTGAGTCCGAGAAGGAATTCGACGACAACATTAAGGATAGGATCTTGAGCACTACACCAGTTGGATCGTCGACACCTCGAATTCGAGTTGAGCGAATCTCGGCATCAAGCTCCGATCAAAGCCTCACGTTGCAAGCTCCAAAGCTCAATCAAAAGCAGACCAGTTTGCGGCCGGCTGGCACGTCACTGAGCCATGGGCAAAGAGAGCTTCTAGGAACGTACCACCCAAAGCTCGCTCGACCTGACTCTGGAAAGAGAACCCTAGTTGAATCTGTGAACGAGGCTCGAAAGGGCTGGGAGAAGGCAATAGGGGAAACAGATGCTTTCGGGTCTAAGAGGGTGAAGAAACATCCATCTCCCAGCAAGGAAGCATTGGAAAGTTTGGAGATGGCCTTCCGAAAGTATACGGACCTCAAGGTTTCTGGAGCCAGTATCGATGACCTGGACGAACTTGCGACTAGCTTCATGTCTACGAGTCCTTCTATGAAGCCTTACGAAAAGAAAAGGCGAAGTTGGAACCGTCTGTCGATCTCCAACATCGACGACGTGGCAGGACTACCACTTGGGAAGACACACCGCCGCAGAGGGTCTTCGCCGTCGATGATGCCGTTGACACGAGTTCAATTGACATCAGAGAATCCACTCAAGTTGCACCGAGATATTCGACTGGCACCGCCTTATCGCCCACCAGGCTTTTCCCCTCATGACGTGGATGAGTTGCAGTGAGCGGGACCAAGAGGACCAGGGGGCGCAGTCAAAGAatggccaaggatgagagGATTTGTTGCACAGACTGGGCGGCTTGGTCATCCCAGGAGCACGAGTGATTTGTACGAATTTTAATGGGAAAGACACGAGTGCTAGGAATTATGGTATGGTAGTCTCGATTGACTGCAAGTTGTAACAGATAAGTCGCTGGCGACTGAAAGTTCAAAAGATTTAGGCTGCTTGATATGCGGCATAATAATACAGTTCTTCTCTCAACATGACTGAGGGTATCGTTTATCATAATCGTACATGTGTTATGGACATGTCCTGCTCTTGAGATGCTCAGCATCCTCTCCTGattcttgttcttggcggTTTAGAAGTGACGGGCACGGCGATGAGAGCCGCGGCCATCGGTGCCACGCATGCGCCGAGTTCCAGCAGCCTGTTGATAAATCAGTCAGTGGTTGCTATAGGCAAGACATTTATTGTAAAGAGGAAACATACCTTGACACCAGGTCGACGAGTAAGGCTACCCTTGATCTTAAGAAGGGCTCCGCTGACCTTGTCCTTCATGGAAGGCCTGCGCTGCTGATGATGAACGGGAGCAGCATGGGTACGGCGTCCACCGCCCAAGAAGCCGCGACGAGGCTttctggtggtggttgtaGTGGTTGTGACAGTGTGGTGGGAGCGAGCCGGAGCACGACGGCGGGTGCTAAAGATGGAGCGGCGAGGGGTAGTATGGCGGTGAGTTCTTGTGAGAGGCATGTTGGGCTGTCTTTGTTGGAAGAAGAAATACGGTGTAGTTTGAttgtgcttgtgctttgTGTGGCTTGTGATATTGATCTTGATTGTCTTAAAAGTGGCTGCTATGGGAGGAGTTAAGCATGTTATATACACGATTGACAGCTATAGAATTGCAAGTTTTTGAGGATATTGCATCACATATTACGCCCTCTGATGCCATACCAAGACCCTGGTTTGCAAAAGGATCTGCGGTATGAGGAAAAAGGGATCCTGCTTGAACGATTGCACAGGAGAAACTTGGAAGTTGAAAGCGTGACGGAGTTGAGGGTGGCGGGTTTGACgttttggaggaggaggggatTGTGGTTTCATTGGTGGGAGGTTCAGTGGGGGACCGAGATGCAGGGTCCAAAGTTGGAGTGATGTCATAGGGCTGGGggtttgatgatggaggggggaTTGCGGGTTGGGGGAACAGGAGGATTAACTGCATCGAGATGGTGAAACGTCAATGTACAAGATTGAactggtggtgttgagttGAAAGGCTCAATGAAATTGCTCAACTTTTGGAGGCAAGAAAAGATGTTTCACGGCAATGCATGGGTTGGTATTGCTACGCCTGGTATCACTTGAGTTTGCGAGGTAATCCAACTGAGAAGCCTTGGCtgatggcatcaaccacAACGAACCAAAAATAACCAACACCCTGTAGCATCTGGTATCACTCCCTCaggttcttcttgatcgTCTCCAAATCATCAGCCGAGAACCCCAAAGCCTTGGTGACGTAGCCATCCCACCCGCCAAACTCGGCATCAACCCCCTCGACAAAGGCTTTCCAGAAGGTCGGCCGCAGGCTCGCCATGTTCCAGAACCCGGGCGTCTCGGGGTCGTCTACACCGAGGGCTGtcttgatgaagacgacgaggcggTCGCGAGCTTGTTCAGTGCCGATGCGGGAGAGCATGTAGTCAAAGACCACGTCGGGCTGCTCCGTGCCGGCGAGGGTCTGGAGGAGACCGGCGACTACGCCTGTGCGATCACGACCAGCTGTGATACATGAGTGCCTGTCTACTTGTACTTCAAATAGGAGGTATACTTACCTGTGCAGTGAAAGAGAAAAGGCTCCTGGGGCTTATCTCTCACGTGCTCTAGAACAGCACGGATGGTTGGCTTGTACGCCCTCGCAACAGCCAGCAACTGCTCCCTCCAAGCAGtacttccatcatcaacagcgAAAACAGCAGGGTCAGGCGATCCAGGATATGAACCATCACGCTCATAAAAGATAAACTTGACACCAGGAACTTCAGGACTCGGATACCCAGCGCGCTCGCGCTCACTGCGCAAGTCAAAGACGGTACTGACGTTGGCGGCCAACCAGGCGAGTGCCTCCgggtcggcggcggcagcgtcGAGCATCCCCGAGCGGAAAATGCGGCCGGGGCGGATGGCGCTTCCCGGCACGGCGCCGAGGTCGCGGACGTTGACGAGGGAGCGGGTCGGGATGAAAGGCGGGGATGATAGCGCGGCAGCGAGGGGCTCCGAGGGGATGGCGTCACGGACGTGAGTTGCCGCGAGGGCTTCGAGGTCTGCGCGCGAGAGAGTCATGGTGTTTTTGGTTGGTTTTGGGTAGTGTTGAGTGAGAGAATGGTGATGTTTGGATATGGGCTGAGGTGAGACGAGCTATACAGACGGGTGCTGACGGTTTTATAGTCGCATAAGTAGGTAGGCGGCCGATATTCGAAACGCCGTCGGATACGCATCCCTCATCACAGATCCGTTTGTACAACACGGTCATTGAATTAGTCCCCAAGCTGCTAGGAAGCTCATCGTATCTCGCTCTCATTCCCTCCGAGTCAGGGACGGAGTTCTCAATTGCCCCGCATCCCCGCTAGAGCTTGCAGAAGGTCTAGGCATCAAGGGAAcagctcaacagcttcagcttcagcttgtGACATTAGCTAGGGGGTTGAAAATAGATCCAGAGCTAGTCTGGGGTTGAGTTTTCGGCAAGGACGGGATGGGCGGCCACATGGCAGAATTGCCCCGTCATTCCAGGAACAAGCTTGATGGATCGTGGGGTTGGTATAGGTTAGTGGTCAGACTGTTCCATTCAACCTGGAGACAGTTGATGCCTAAGAGACATCTAGAACGTAGGCATGTAAGAACATGTTTAGCAGTGAGAAGACATGCAAAGAGAACCGAGATCGGACAAAAATGATCCAATTGATCAACTCGATGCTTCCTTCCCCAGACTTTGTTGAAATGGCGTTCCCCCACCAAAAATAATAAACCAAAAATATCCCTTATCGATAACATCTCCGACCTCGCTGCCATGACTATCACCGCCAGTCGATGATCCTCTCTACTTCGTCACTACCACTCTAATCTCCATTTAATAAACTCATTGATCCCCGTTGCCAACCCGGGAGACAGACAATGACTGTCCCCTTCCTCAGATGGGGCCTCCCCATCATTGTCGTCGCTTTTGCAGTCGCATACCGCCTCCAGCAGCCTCTCAACAAGGCTAATTCAGCCACGCACTGCTATACAGGCGTGCGTACACATGATTCAGAGCTCCCCTCTGCCCAGTGCTTCTCTGTCGTCGACGGTGTCTTCACCGCTGTATGGAACAAGGAGGTAGATGACCAACTGCACAATCAGACTGATGGCTACGTGATTCCGGGTCTGTGGGACGGACACGGTCACTTGCTTCAGTATGGGGAGTTTCTTCACTCTGTCGACTTGTTTGGTGCTCAGACCCTAGACGAGGTGCGGTCTAGGATTAAGAAATATCTTGTTGATAACCCTGGAGCTGGATCCAAGGATAACTGGGTTCGTGGTGTTGGTTGGGACCAGACATTCTATGGCCGTATGCCCACAGCTGT is a window from the Fusarium keratoplasticum isolate Fu6.1 chromosome 5, whole genome shotgun sequence genome containing:
- a CDS encoding TYR-PHOSPHATASE-2 domain-containing protein, with protein sequence MTLSRADLEALAATHVRDAIPSEPLAAALSSPPFIPTRSLVNVRDLGAVPGSAIRPGRIFRSGMLDAAAADPEALAWLAANVSTVFDLRSERERAGYPSPEVPGVKFIFYERDGSYPGSPDPAVFAVDDGSTAWREQLLAVARAYKPTIRAVLEHVRDKPQEPFLFHCTAGRDRTGVVAGLLQTLAGTEQPDVVFDYMLSRIGTEQARDRLVVFIKTALGVDDPETPGFWNMASLRPTFWKAFVEGVDAEFGGWDGYVTKALGFSADDLETIKKNLRE
- a CDS encoding DUF1279 domain-containing protein, with amino-acid sequence MLRQPLRGVRAPLRTFDQAAWKGAWRRFFTSQSGDKASRQLWRLKTASWESMLARLRSTRFGTGSTTTPGMMQGLLRRGFRFTARRKGAKGPVASDAEKPMTLTARLKKLTKDYGWATVGVYLGLSVLDFPFCFLFVRIVGAETIGKVEHYVVSSVKAMIPDSVRETWHEYWQSFKKAEVQALGDDDISDKMEMATWSVEKAQERNRAADASLATQLALAYAIHKSFIVFRVPLTAAVTPKVVKVLRSWGWKIGKKSG